The following nucleotide sequence is from Firmicutes bacterium ASF500.
TTGACTGAGGCGTCCGGCGGTTCTTTCGGAAACAGGCGTCGCACAGCCGCCCCCGGTGGTGGAGGGGGAGGGCTTTGCCGCACCGGGCGCAGAAGCGGATGTTGCTGCGCAGGCGGTGGAGCAGGATTTCATTGATCTCGTCGGCCACCCGCTCCCGGCTGTTGTAGAGCTTGTCCTCGTCCACAGGACAGCCGAAGGTCTTGGCGAAGGAGAAATAGAGGTCCAGCTTTTTGTAGTACAGCTCCAGCTCGGGCAGGGTGGCCTCCTCCTCGGAAAGGCCGGGCTGTTCCACCGCCTCCCCCTGCTGCCAGCGGCGGAGGAGCTGAAAAAAAAGCTCCCGCAGGGCCTCTTCGGTCTCGTCAAAGGGGATGTTGGCGGCGCGGAGCTCCTGCTCCTTGGACAGGACAAAGCCCATCTCCCGCAGCTTGGAGATGATGGTGATATATCGGGTGATGTCCAGCTTTTGATAGGGCTCCGCCGTGGGCATCTGGTTCCACTGAGTCAGGACCTCCAAAAGGTCGAAATCCACCTGGAGGACCAGGTCGGAGAAGCCGGCCACGGCGTATTCCAGAGGCGGGACCACCGCCTCCAGCCCCGCCCGGATGGCGGGCAGGTTCTGGGTGGCCCCCACGAAGCCCTTGCTGTACATCCCGAACCGCCCCGCCCGTCCGGCGATCTGCTTGATCTCCTCCGGTTTCAGCTCCCGGCGCTCAATGCCGTCGAACTTCTCCGTCTCCATAAAGATGATGCGCCGGATGGGCAGGTTCAGCCCCATGCCGATGGCGTCGGTGGAGACCACATACTCCATCCTTCCCTCCAGAAAGCCCTCCATCTGCTTCCGGCGGGTGGCGTAGGGGAGGGCGCCGTAGATGATGGCCGGCTCCTTGCCGCTCTGGCGCAGGTCCTCCGCCACGCTGAGCACCCCCACCTTGGAGAAGGTGATGAGGGCGTCACCCGGCTGGACCCGCTGGTAGTCGATGGTGTGGGACATGCAGATCAGCGGGGTGGTCCGCTGGTGGACCTCCACCGTGTAGCTGTCCCCACAGCTCTCGATGAGGCGGATCAGCAGCTCCTTGGCCTCCGGGGCGGCGCACAGGTGGACCTCCGGGGCCAGGACGCCCAGGATGGCCCGGGTCCAGGCATAGCCCCGCTGGCGGTCGGAGATCATCTGACATTCGTCGATGACGGCCACCTCATAGCGCTGTTTCAGCTCCAGCTTTTCCGCCGTGGCGGCGACGTGGGTGTCCTCCTCCCGCCGGTCCTCCTCCTCCCCGGTGGACAGGGAGCACTCCACCCCCGCGTCCAAGAGGGTCTCCTGGGCCTCCAGGGCCAGCAGGCGCAGAGGGGCCAGATAGACCCCCGTTTTGGCCCGGATCAGCCGCTGAAAGCCGGTGTAGGTCTTGCCGGTGTTGGTGCCCCCCAGGTGGAGAACAAAGCGGCGGTGCATGGCCCGGGCCTCGGGGTACTCGTCCTTGGGGTTCAGGGCGATGAGCAGGGACAGGCTGGTGCGGATGGCCTGGGGGACATACCACACCGACCAGACGGTGGCCAGCCCCTCGGCCAGCAGCTGACGGGTGGGGAAGCCCTCCGCCCGGAGGAAAGCGTCCAGGTCGGCCTCGGGCTGAGCCTCGGAGAAGGCGGCAAGGACCTGCTTGGCGGTGTTGAGCAGCACCCGGGGATAGCGCTCAGAGACCCGGGCCGCCCTGGGGTGGTCGGGGTAGTCCCCCAGCCAGGCCCAGGCCTTGGTGAAGCCGCGGAAAATGTCCTGGAGCCGCTTGCCGTTGTACTGCTCCTCCAGGGAGAGAAACTCGTCAATCCGGGAGGTGATCTGAGAGGAGCGCAGGCCCTTGCTGTTCTTGGCCGCCGGGAGGCGGGCGGCGATGGCGGTGTGGTAGCGGCTGGCCAGCAACCAGGCCAGGGAGCCGTCGGGCTCCACGGCCTGCCAGGCCTGGTCCAGAACGGCCCGGGCCCGCTTGACCGACTGGGGGACGGGCCGCGCCGGACTGTCCGCCCCGCTCTTCCGGTTGACGAACTGGGGGCCGCTCTCCGCCAGCAGTACGTCCTCCCTGTCCCAGACCCGGACGGGCCGTCCGCCGCGCATGAAAAAGAGGGGCTTGGGAAGCAGGGCCTTCATCAGCTCCGTGGTCCAGCCCCGCCGCTTCAGCGTGGGTACCGTCCAAAAATTATCCCGGTTCTGTCTGGACATGGTGCGTTCCCCCTTTCTGGCAAAATTTGAGCTCTGTTGAGCACTGTATAGTATAGCCCAGAAAGGGAGAATCCTCAACGAAAAATTTTCGGGGGACAGGGTAATTGAATGAGCAAACAAATTGTGAACGGCCGGGGTCCAAAAGCCTCCCTCTCCGAGGGAGGTGGCACGGCGAAGCCGTGACGGAGGGAGTCCTCCGGAGGTTTGCGGGGGTGACTCCCTCAGTCAGCTTCGCTGACAGCTCCCTCGGGGAGGGAGCCTTTGGGTGCGGTTTGTAGGGGCGGCCTGTGGCCGCCCCTACATGAAATCCGCGAATGTTTAGGCTTCCTCCTCCTTCGCCCAGCCGTAGGAGCACCGGACGGCCCGGTTCCAGCCCCGGATACGGGCGGTGCGCTCCTCCTGGGAGAGGGAGGGGAGGAAGGTGCGGTCGGTGGCCCAGTTTTGCCGGACCTCCTCCTTGCCGGACCAGTAGCCCACCGCCAGACCGGCCAGATAGGCCGCTCCCATGGCGGTGGTCTCCACGCAGGCGGGCCGGTTGACGGGTGCGCCGCTGATGTCCGCCTGGAGCTGCATGAGCAGGTTGTTGGAGCTGGCCCCGCCGTCGGCCTTGAGGGCGGCCAGCTCCACGCCGGAGTCGGCCCGCATGGCCTGGAGCACGTCGTTGACCTGATAGCACATGGACTCCAGGGTGGCCCGGATGATGTGGTATTTGTTCACCCCCCGGGTGAGCCCCACAATGGCCCCCCGGGCGTACTGGTCCCAGTGGGGAGCCCCCAGGCCGGTGAAGGCGGGGACCACATAGCAGCCGTTGGTGTCGTTCACCTTTCGGGCCATATATTCGGAGTCGGCGGAGGAGTCGATGAACCGCAGCTCGTCCCGCAGCCACTGGATGGAGGCCCCGGCCACAAAGATGGAGCCCTCCAGGGCGTACTCCACCCTGCCGTCCAGTCCCCAGGCGATGGTGGTGACCAGACCGTTTTTGGAAAAGACTGGCTTCTCTCCCACGTTCATCAGGAGGAAGCAGCCGGTGCCGTATGTATTTTTGGCCTCGCCGGGGGTGAAGCAGGTCTGACCGAAGAGGGCGGCCTGCTGGTCCCCCGCCGCCCCGGCGATGGGGACGGGCCCGCCGAAGAACTGGGGGTCGGCCTCGCCGTAGATACAGCTGGAGGGCTTCGCCTGGGGCAGCATAGCCGCCGGAATGTCCAGCTCGGCCAGGATATCCCGGTCCCACTCCAGGGTGTTGATGTTGAACATCATAGTGCGGGAGGCGTTGGAGTAGTCGGTGACGTGGACCCGCCCCTTGGTCAGCTTCCAGATCAGCCAGCTCTCCACCGTGCCGAAGAGGAGCTCGCCCCGCTCCGCCCGGGCCCGGGCGCCGGGCACGTTGTCCAGAATCCATTTCAGCTTGGTGCCGGAAAAGTAGGCGTCGATAATCAGGCCGGTCCTGGCGCGGAAGTCCTCCTCCAGGCCCTTGGCCTTCAGGCTGTCGCAATACCCGGCGGTGCGGCGGCACTGCCACACAATGGCCCGGCTCACCGGTTCGCCGGTCTGCCTGTCCCAAACGATGGTGGTCTCCCGCTGGTTGGTGATGCCGATGGCCGCGATGTCCGCGGCGGAGGCGTTCAGGTTGCGCATGGCCTCCTGAGCCACCTCCAGCTGAGTGGACCAGATCTCCTCCGCGTCGTGCTCCACCCAGCCGGGCTTGGGAAAGTACTGGGTGAACTCCTTCTGGGCCGAGCCGCACATCTCGCCCCTCCTGTTGAACAGGATGCACCGGCAGCTGGTGGTTCCGGAATCCAGCGCCATAATGTATTGTGCCATTGCTGTGTCCTCCTTTTTCTGTGTTGGTTATGAAAACAGCCCCTCCGCCCGCGGCTGGAGAGGCTGCTACGCGTGGATCAAAAGGGAGCCCTTGGGCCGTCCGTTGGCCTGGTACAGCTCCCGCAGCTGGTTCAGCTGCTCCGGCTCCGGGTCCACATAGATGTTGCCGGTGTAGCCGTCCATCAGGGCCGGGTGACCCTCCCATTTGGAGATCAGGTCCACCTCCACAATGGCGGGGATGTGATAGGCCCGGACCAGCATAGCGGTATGGCTGTCCAGGCTGCCCTTCCGGGTGATGAGGCCCAGAAGCCGCCGCTGGTCGAAGTCCATCACCTCGCTGGGGAGGAAGTCCTCAGAGACCAGAATGGCGGGCTCGTCCATCAGAAGGGTCTGACGGCCCCCCATCAGCGCCCGGAGCACCCGCTGGGAGATGTCCCGGATGTCCGCCGACCGGGCCTGCATATAGGGGCTGTCCATAGCGGAGAAGGCGGCGGAGAAGCTGATCTCCGCCATCTGAACGGCGTATTCCGCCGTGACGCCCTGGCCGTTGATCAGGCCCCGGACGGTCTCCACATAGTCGTGGTCCTCCAGAAGCATCCCGTGGATCAGGAAGATGGAGGCCACCCCCTCGCCCACCTGGTTCAGCGCCCGGTGATAGAGGGTGTTCAGCTCCAGGATGGCCAGCTGCTGGGCCCGGTGAAAGCGGTTGATCTCCTGCCTCCAGTCCCCCAGGGTGTAGAGTTGGACCTGGGGCGCGGGGCGGCGGTATACACACAGCTTCCCCGCCACGATCTGCTCCATGATTGCCTTGCCGGACAGAATCTGCACGCCGCCACCTCCCTCCGCTGTACGCCCCGCACTTCTCATTATTCAGCTATTATAGCGCCCCGGGCTTTGTTTGTAAAGGTAAGTAATTTCCAATTCAGCTATCTTTACTTAAAATTTATTTGGAGGGGGACGGATCTGACTTATGGTTTGGGAAAAGCGGAGGGGTCCGAGGGATATACATATTTTGCTTTACTCCAGTAAACCGCTGTGCTATAATAGCGGCAATTACCAAAGCGGAGAAAACATATGGAGGTTTGTTTCATGGTATCTGAACGTATGAAGGGACTGGGCACCGCCCGGTCGGTAATTCGGGAGCTGTTTGAATACGGCAAACTGCGGGCCGCCCAGGTGGGGCCGGAGAATGTCTTTGATTTCTCCATCGGCAACCCCAGCGTCCCCTGTCCCGCCGCCGTCAATGAGGAGGCCGTCCGCCTGCTCAAAGAGCAGCCCGATCTCATCCACGCCTACACCAGCGCCCAGGGGGACCAGGAGTCCCGCCAGCGATTTGCCGATTCCCTGAACCGGCGCTTCGGAACCGGTTACACCGCCGGTCAGCTCTACCTCACCGTGGGGGCCGCCGCCTCCCTGTGCTGTGTGCTCAACGGCCTGAGCTGTCCCGGGGATGAGTTTATCGTCTTTGCTCCCCATTTCCCGGAGTACAAGGTGTTCATCGAGGGGGCCGGGGCCAGGATGGTCCTTGTCCCCCCGGAGGTGGAGCGCTTTCAGATCGACTTCGACGCCTTTGAGCGGGCTGTCGGCGAGCACACCAAGGGGGTGCTTATCAACTCCCCCAACAACCCCTCCGGCGTGGTCTACTCCCGGCAGACGCTGGAGCGGCTGGCCGGTATCCTGACCGAGAAGAGCCGGGAGTACGGCCACCCCATCTACCTCATCTCCGACGAGCCCTACCGGGAGATCGTCTATGCCGGAGTGGAGGTGCCCTGGGTCCCCGGCGTGTACCGGGACACCATTGTGTGCTACTCCTTCTCCAAGTCCCTGTCCCTTCCAGGCGAGCGCATCGGCTATGTGCTGGTGCCGGGGGAAGTTACGGACAGCGGCGATGTCTACGCCGCCGTGGCCGGGGCGGGCCGGTCCCTGGGCTATGTGAACGCCCCCAGCCTGTTCCAGCGGGTCACCTCCCTGTGCTGTGACATGACCTCCGACATCAAGGTCTATGAGGAGAACGCGAAGATTCTTGTGACCGCCCTGCGGGAGATGGGCTACCATGTGGCGGAGCCCAACGGGGCCTTCTACCTCTTTCCCCGCACCCTGGAGCCGGACGACCTGGCCTTCTGTGAGCGGGCCAAAAAGATGGACCTGCTCATTGTTCCCGGCACAGGCTTCGGAGCCCCAGGCCACACCCGCATTTCCTACTGTGTCCAGACCGACATGATCCGCCGCTCCCTGCCCAAATTCCGGGAGCTGGCCGAGTCCTACCGCTGATATTACGACACCGGCCTGCCCTCAAAAATGGGGACGGGCCGGTGAAGCTTTATCTGCGGCCGGTCCGCTGCTCCTGGCGGCGCTGAATGCCGGCCTGGGCGGCGTAGGGGCCGATCTCGGCCCAGGGGGCCAGGAAGGTGCGGATGCCCAGCCGGCGGGCTACCTCCGTCTTGTGCCGCAGGGTGTCCCCGTCGTCGAAGAGGACGAAGTGGGCCCCGTTCTCCCGGCTCATGTAGGTGAAGTACCGGGCACACAGCTCCCCGGAGAAGAAGACGGAGGGAGACAGCCGCCGCTTCAGCTCGGCCAGCTCCTGATCGTTGAGGGGCTGGCCGCTTCCGGTGGGGGAGGGGAGGTAGAAGTCCTCCGCCCGCTTCTCCAGGGCAAGAACCACCCGGCTCTCCCCGAAGCGCTCCAGGGCTTCCTCCAGCCGCTTCTGGAGGGAGCCCCCCGACAGGGCGGAGGGGATCATCACCCGGGAGTGGGGGGCGTGGGCCCCGTACCGCTCCGGCACCAGGAGGGTCCAGCCCCGGCGGGCAAACTGCTCGTCCAGGCGGGCCGCGATCTGCTCCAGGGGGGGCAGGCAATTTTCAAAGTCCAGAATGGCCCCGGAGAAGCTCCTGGCCTGACACTCCCGAATGACCTCCTGGCACAGGGGACCGGTGGGGGCCAGCGGGCTGAACTCCTGGTCGTCCACCACCATCAGCCCGCCCTTGGGGGGCGCTGTTCCCTCAGACCGGAACAGATGGGCCCCCGGCCCCAGCCGGTAGGCCAGATGGGCCGGTGTGACCCGCCACCCCTGAAGCAGAGGCAGCTGCCTGGGCGGCAGGGTGATAATAAAAGTGTCCTGTGCCATGGGACTTCCCCCTTGTCCGAAGTTTCGTCCTGTGATATACTACGCTGTACAGCCTATGAAAGCGGACGCGGGGTTAGAACCCCGCCCTGGGCCCCGCGGACGTTTGTAGGGCGGGACGACCTCGGCCCGCCGCCCACAGAGAGCGGAGGATTGATTTCGCCGCAGGCGAAATGTGCGGAGCAAGTGAGGGTTTAGAACCTCGTGTAGGGGCGGATATCATCCGCCCGCCGAACATCGCCTGGACCTGACGGGCGGATAATATCCGCCCCTACAACGCACCCCTGAAGAACGGCGCGCCGGGGTCGTCGCGCCCTACACACGCTTAAACTCTCTCGAAGAGGGGGCCATTAGAGCGCATAAAGGAGAACATATCATGTCCCTATCCCCCATCCCCCGAGGGGTCTACCCCTCTATAACCCACATATCCCCCGAGGCCCTGGCGGAGAGGGGCGTCAAGCTGGTGCTGGCCGACCTGGACAACACCCTGGTACCCTACAAGGTGACGGTCCCTCCCGCTGAGGTAATCGCCTGGAAGGAGGCGCTGGCGGCGGCGGGAATCACGCTGTTCCTGTTGTCCAACAGCCGCAAGCCGGGCCGGGCGCAGAAATTCGCCGAACAGCTGGGCATCCCCTATCAGGGCCACTCGGGCAAGCCGAAACGAGCGGGCTATCTCAGGGCCATGGAGCGGATGGGGGCGAAGCCCGAGGAGACCGTCATGGTTGGGGACCAGATCTTCACCGACACCCTGGGGGCCAACAACGCCGGGGTGACCCCGCTGCTGGTTTTGCCTATTCGGCTGGCGGGCAACCCGGGGCGTTACATCCGGTATGCGGCGGAAACCCCCTTCCGTCTGTTGGGAAAAGGGAGGCCCTTCTTGTGAGTGCAAAATTCGGCCCCGCGGGCAATTCGGAGAGTTTTTCCAGGGTCCACAAGTCCTCCCTGGCCGCCCCCAAGTGGATTGCCGGCTTTGGCCTGGACTGCTACGAGTATCAGTGCGGAAAGGGGGTCCACGTGGGGAAGGAGACCGCCGTCAAAATCGGCGAGAACGCCCGGGCGGCGGGGATATCCCTGTCCCTCCACGCCCCCTACTTCATCAACCTGGCCAACCCCGACCGGGATGCCCTCCAAAAGACCATCGGCTACATCACCGCCGGATGTCAGGTGGCGGACTGGATGGGGGCGGGACGGGTGGTCATTCACTCGGGGGCGCTGATGAAGCGTGGACGGAGCCAGGCGCTGGAGACGGCGAAACAATCTCTGGCCGAGGTCATTGCCGCCTGCGACGGGCAGGGGTTTGACCATATCGCCCTGTGCCCCGAGACCATGGGCAAGATCAACCAGCTGGGCGACCTGGACGAGGTGCTGGAGCTGTGTACCCTGGACCGGCGGCTGGTGCCCTGTATTGACTTCGGCCACCTCTACGCCCGCTCCCTGGGGGCGGACGACGGGGCGGAGGCCTTTTCCCGGATGCTGGACCGGGTGGCGGAGGTCCTGGGCCCCGACCGGGCCGGCACCTTCCACAGCCACTTCTCCCACATCGAGTTTACCCCCAGCGGCGGCGAGAAGTGCCACCGCACCTTCGACGGCGACGGGGGCTACGGTCCAAGCTGGACCCCGCTGGCGGCGGAGATTGCCCGCCGGGGCTGGTCGCCCACCTTCATCTGTGAGTCCGCCGGCACCCAGGCGGAGGATGCGCTGACTATGAAACAAACCTATGAGGCGCTTTTATAGGGGCGGCCTGTGGCCGCCCGCCGCTCTAAAATGTTTCCCCTTAATAATGCGGGTGGCCACAGGCCGCCCCTACACAATCATCCGAAGGAGCGAAAAATATGAACCACATCGAAAAAATCGCCGCCAAGCTGGCGGATTTTGGGCTGGACGCCATGATGATTACCAGTGAGTCCGGGGAGCGGTACGCTCTGGGCTTCCACGGGGAGGGGCTTCTCCTCGTTACCCGGGAGGGGGCCCAATACACCACAGACGGGCGGTACATCGAGGCCGCCCGGGAGCAGATCGACGGGGCGGAGGTCCTGTTGACCACGCCGGACAAGGGGCATATGGCCTTTGCCAGGGAATACATCGAGGCCAAAAAGCTCCACAACGTGGGCTTCGAGAGCGGGGCCGTGACGGTGGACGGCCACAAGAAGTACGCCCAGGCTCTGCCCTGCGTCCTCACCCCCGCTCAGGACCTGCTGGACGGCCTGCGGGCTTCGAAAGACGAGGGGGAGCTGGCCCTGATGCGTCGGGCCCAGGAGATTACCGACGAGGCATTCAAGGCCATTTTGAACTTCATCCGTCCCGGCATGACCGAGCGGGAGATCGCCGCCCGGCTGGTCTATGAGCTGCTCAGCCGGGGGGGAGAGAAGGTGTCCTTCGACCCCATCGTGGCCGCCGGACCCAACGGCTCCCGGCCCCACGCCGTCCCCGGCGACCAGATTGTGGACGCGGGGATGTTTATTACCATGGACTTCGGCTGCAAGGTGGGGGGCTACTGCTCCGACATGACCCGCACCGTGGCCCTGGGCCAGCCCACTGAGGAGATGGAGGCGGTGTACAACGCCGTCCTGGCCGCCCAGAAGGCGGGCATCAACGCCGCCCGGGCCGGGGTCACCGGCCAGGAGATCGACGGCGCCGCCCGGAAGGTCCTCCAGGAGGCGGGGTATGGGGAGTATTTCTCCCACGGCTTCGGCCACTCCCTGGGGGTGGACATCCACGAGGCCCCCAGCGCCAGCTCCAAGGAGACCCGCCCCATGCCCGCAGGTGCGGTCATCTCCGCCGAGCCGGGGGTCTATCTTCCGGGGAAATTCGGCGTGCGTATCGAGGACGTGCTCATTCTCAACGAGACCGGCTGTGAGGACATCACCCGGTCGCCCAAGGACCTGATCGTGCTGTGATGGACCACGAAAAAACCTGCTGCTTCACCGGCCACCGGCCCGACAAGCTGCCCTGGGGGGAGGAGGAGTCCGACCCCCGGTGCCTGCGGCTGAAGGAGGCCATCGCCCGGGCGGTGGAGGACGCCTATGTGTCGGGGATCCGGCGCTTCATCACCGGCATGGCCCGGGGGATCGACTTATACTGCGCCGAGGCGGTGCTGGCTCTGCGGGAGACAGAACAGGACATCGCTCTGGAGTGCGCCCGGCCCTGCGAGACCCAGGCGGACAGCTGGCCGGAGGAACAGAAGCGGCGCTACCAGTCCATCCTGGACCGGTGCGACTTTGAGATCCTGGTCCAGCATCACTACGACCGCTTCTGCATGATGCGCCGCAACCGGTACATGGTGGACCGGTCCTCCCGGCTCATCGCCGTCTACAACGGAGCGCCCAAGGGGGGCACCTTCCAGACCCTGGCCTACGCCATGAAGAAGGGGCTGACCATCCACACCATCGACCTGGAGGACTTCCTATGAACACCCTGATGCACATCTGCTGCGCCCCCTGCGCCAACCGGCCCATCGCCCAGCTCCGGGAGGAGGGCCTGTCCGTCACCGGCTTCTGGTTCAACCCCAACATCCACCCCTACACCGAGTATCAGGCCCGGAAGCGGACGCTGGAGGAGTATGCCAGGGAGATTGGCATGAAGCTGGCCGTCGGCGGGACCTACGACCTGCGGCCCTTCATCACCGCCGTGGCGGGGGACATCGACGGCCGGTGCGCCTACTGCTACCGGGTCCGCATGGAGGCGACGGCCAAATACGCCGCCGAGAACGGGTTTGACAGCTTCACCACATCCCTGCTCATCTCCCCCTACCAGAACCACGACGGAATTGCCGCCGCCGCCCGGGAGATGGGGGAGCGATACGGCGTGGCCTTTCTCTACCGGGACTTCCGCCCCCTCTTCCAGGAGGGACAGCAGTTTGCCAGGGACCACGGGTTTTATATGCAGAAGTACTGCGGCTGTATCTTCAGCGAGGAGGACCGGTATATGGCCGCCAAGCGGAAGAAAAAGCGGACCGGCCCTTGCGCTTCCGGCGGGAAAGAGGTATACTGAAATCACAAATAGGGCGGTGCGCCCAAAAACAGTGAATAGGAGAGGAAGCATATGAGAAAGCGCAGATTCCTCAGCGCCCTGGCGGCTCTGGCCCTGGTGTTCACCCTGAGCCCGGCGGTCCGGGCGGAGGGGGCGGCTCCG
It contains:
- the glpK gene encoding Glycerol kinase; this translates as MAQYIMALDSGTTSCRCILFNRRGEMCGSAQKEFTQYFPKPGWVEHDAEEIWSTQLEVAQEAMRNLNASAADIAAIGITNQRETTIVWDRQTGEPVSRAIVWQCRRTAGYCDSLKAKGLEEDFRARTGLIIDAYFSGTKLKWILDNVPGARARAERGELLFGTVESWLIWKLTKGRVHVTDYSNASRTMMFNINTLEWDRDILAELDIPAAMLPQAKPSSCIYGEADPQFFGGPVPIAGAAGDQQAALFGQTCFTPGEAKNTYGTGCFLLMNVGEKPVFSKNGLVTTIAWGLDGRVEYALEGSIFVAGASIQWLRDELRFIDSSADSEYMARKVNDTNGCYVVPAFTGLGAPHWDQYARGAIVGLTRGVNKYHIIRATLESMCYQVNDVLQAMRADSGVELAALKADGGASSNNLLMQLQADISGAPVNRPACVETTAMGAAYLAGLAVGYWSGKEEVRQNWATDRTFLPSLSQEERTARIRGWNRAVRCSYGWAKEEEA
- the ptsI_3 gene encoding Phosphoenolpyruvate-protein phosphotransferase; translated protein: MQILSGKAIMEQIVAGKLCVYRRPAPQVQLYTLGDWRQEINRFHRAQQLAILELNTLYHRALNQVGEGVASIFLIHGMLLEDHDYVETVRGLINGQGVTAEYAVQMAEISFSAAFSAMDSPYMQARSADIRDISQRVLRALMGGRQTLLMDEPAILVSEDFLPSEVMDFDQRRLLGLITRKGSLDSHTAMLVRAYHIPAIVEVDLISKWEGHPALMDGYTGNIYVDPEPEQLNQLRELYQANGRPKGSLLIHA
- the aspC gene encoding Aspartate aminotransferase; protein product: MVSERMKGLGTARSVIRELFEYGKLRAAQVGPENVFDFSIGNPSVPCPAAVNEEAVRLLKEQPDLIHAYTSAQGDQESRQRFADSLNRRFGTGYTAGQLYLTVGAAASLCCVLNGLSCPGDEFIVFAPHFPEYKVFIEGAGARMVLVPPEVERFQIDFDAFERAVGEHTKGVLINSPNNPSGVVYSRQTLERLAGILTEKSREYGHPIYLISDEPYREIVYAGVEVPWVPGVYRDTIVCYSFSKSLSLPGERIGYVLVPGEVTDSGDVYAAVAGAGRSLGYVNAPSLFQRVTSLCCDMTSDIKVYEENAKILVTALREMGYHVAEPNGAFYLFPRTLEPDDLAFCERAKKMDLLIVPGTGFGAPGHTRISYCVQTDMIRRSLPKFRELAESYR
- the nfo gene encoding endonuclease 4, encoding MSAKFGPAGNSESFSRVHKSSLAAPKWIAGFGLDCYEYQCGKGVHVGKETAVKIGENARAAGISLSLHAPYFINLANPDRDALQKTIGYITAGCQVADWMGAGRVVIHSGALMKRGRSQALETAKQSLAEVIAACDGQGFDHIALCPETMGKINQLGDLDEVLELCTLDRRLVPCIDFGHLYARSLGADDGAEAFSRMLDRVAEVLGPDRAGTFHSHFSHIEFTPSGGEKCHRTFDGDGGYGPSWTPLAAEIARRGWSPTFICESAGTQAEDALTMKQTYEALL
- the ypdF gene encoding Aminopeptidase YpdF — protein: MNHIEKIAAKLADFGLDAMMITSESGERYALGFHGEGLLLVTREGAQYTTDGRYIEAAREQIDGAEVLLTTPDKGHMAFAREYIEAKKLHNVGFESGAVTVDGHKKYAQALPCVLTPAQDLLDGLRASKDEGELALMRRAQEITDEAFKAILNFIRPGMTEREIAARLVYELLSRGGEKVSFDPIVAAGPNGSRPHAVPGDQIVDAGMFITMDFGCKVGGYCSDMTRTVALGQPTEEMEAVYNAVLAAQKAGINAARAGVTGQEIDGAARKVLQEAGYGEYFSHGFGHSLGVDIHEAPSASSKETRPMPAGAVISAEPGVYLPGKFGVRIEDVLILNETGCEDITRSPKDLIVL
- a CDS encoding hypothetical protein (UPF0398 protein YpsA), with translation MDHEKTCCFTGHRPDKLPWGEEESDPRCLRLKEAIARAVEDAYVSGIRRFITGMARGIDLYCAEAVLALRETEQDIALECARPCETQADSWPEEQKRRYQSILDRCDFEILVQHHYDRFCMMRRNRYMVDRSSRLIAVYNGAPKGGTFQTLAYAMKKGLTIHTIDLEDFL
- the queH gene encoding Epoxyqueuosine reductase QueH is translated as MNTLMHICCAPCANRPIAQLREEGLSVTGFWFNPNIHPYTEYQARKRTLEEYAREIGMKLAVGGTYDLRPFITAVAGDIDGRCAYCYRVRMEATAKYAAENGFDSFTTSLLISPYQNHDGIAAAAREMGERYGVAFLYRDFRPLFQEGQQFARDHGFYMQKYCGCIFSEEDRYMAAKRKKKRTGPCASGGKEVY